A window of the Egibacter rhizosphaerae genome harbors these coding sequences:
- a CDS encoding vWA domain-containing protein, whose product MSDARVDPIPTLVGFGRVLRAAGLDAGPDRLLAFERALERLDVTSRTHVYWAGRVTLCRTPEDLPRYDLAFDAWFGGAVPLPPERERVAKVARDVSAAGDPAPGREGTAQAETVEAEASRLELLRHRDVTTLTPSERRELQRLLEAFWLPGEQRRSRRWGSPRQRRRLDPHETVRELLRHGGEPTRLRYRSRRQRPRPVVLLIDVSGSMGAYADALLRFAHAARRRGPVSTEVFTLGTRLTRVTRQMAYHDPDLALAAVAHAVPDWEGGTRLGVMLKSFLDRWGQQGAARGAVVVVLSDGLERGDVAPLAAQMARLSRLAHRVIWSNPRKGHPGYEPQARGMVAALPHVDAFLEGHSLAALQRLAAAVLGAAGDDVREWPAVR is encoded by the coding sequence GTGAGCGACGCCCGCGTCGACCCGATCCCCACACTCGTCGGCTTCGGGCGGGTGTTGCGCGCTGCGGGTCTCGATGCGGGTCCCGACCGCCTGCTCGCGTTCGAGCGAGCCCTCGAACGATTGGACGTGACGTCCCGAACCCACGTCTACTGGGCCGGGAGGGTGACGCTGTGCCGGACGCCGGAGGACCTTCCCCGCTACGACCTCGCTTTCGACGCATGGTTCGGGGGTGCCGTTCCGCTTCCGCCCGAACGCGAACGGGTCGCGAAGGTGGCCCGCGATGTGAGCGCGGCCGGAGACCCGGCCCCCGGGCGTGAGGGCACGGCCCAGGCGGAGACCGTGGAAGCGGAGGCCAGCCGGCTCGAGCTCCTGCGGCACCGAGACGTCACCACCCTGACCCCATCGGAGCGTCGAGAGCTGCAACGGCTGCTCGAGGCCTTCTGGCTCCCCGGGGAGCAGCGGCGCAGCCGACGCTGGGGATCCCCGAGGCAGCGCCGGCGGCTCGACCCGCACGAGACGGTGCGCGAACTGTTGCGCCACGGAGGGGAGCCGACACGGCTCCGCTATCGATCGCGCCGGCAGCGCCCCAGACCCGTGGTACTGCTGATCGACGTCAGCGGCTCCATGGGCGCCTACGCGGACGCGTTGCTCCGTTTCGCCCATGCCGCGCGCCGGCGGGGTCCGGTGTCCACCGAGGTGTTCACGCTCGGCACACGGCTCACGCGGGTGACGCGCCAGATGGCGTACCACGACCCGGATCTCGCACTCGCGGCGGTCGCCCACGCGGTGCCGGACTGGGAGGGGGGGACCCGTCTCGGGGTGATGCTCAAGAGCTTCCTCGACCGATGGGGGCAGCAGGGGGCCGCCCGGGGGGCCGTGGTGGTCGTCCTGTCCGACGGGCTGGAGCGCGGGGACGTCGCGCCCCTGGCTGCGCAGATGGCCCGTCTCTCGAGACTGGCGCACCGGGTCATCTGGTCGAACCCGCGCAAGGGCCATCCCGGCTACGAGCCTCAAGCGCGGGGGATGGTCGCGGCGCTACCCCATGTGGACGCCTTCCTGGAAGGTCACAGCCTCGCGGCCCTGCAGCGACTGGCCGCTGCCGTCCTGGGCGCCGCGGGAGACGATGTCCGTGAGTGGCCCGCGGTGCGCTGA
- a CDS encoding SDR family NAD(P)-dependent oxidoreductase, translating to MTEHADIVPRLAERGQDDLPSREARDWHEDHELETMHPGGLARAATSARRTNMVGALAGHVVAIVGAAEGIGRAAASALAADGATVACLDRNEEGAHVAAAELGDRAVGARLDVTDVDAVVSVIDGLERQQGRIDALVNCAGTTGRTGLKSHEVDPADFDAVYRVNLFGAFLLSRAVVPGMVARGYGRVLHVASIAGKEGNAGMTAYSATKAGLIGMVKAQGKEYADTGVTINALAPAVIETAMVAAMPEQQVRYMTDRIPMGRCGTLEEAAEAIRWIVSPATSFTTGFTFDLSGGRAVY from the coding sequence ATGACTGAGCACGCCGACATCGTGCCCCGTCTTGCCGAGCGAGGCCAGGATGATCTCCCGTCACGGGAGGCTCGGGACTGGCACGAGGACCACGAATTGGAGACGATGCACCCCGGCGGCCTCGCGAGGGCGGCCACGTCTGCGAGGAGGACGAACATGGTGGGAGCGTTGGCGGGACACGTGGTTGCCATCGTGGGTGCGGCGGAAGGTATCGGCCGGGCCGCCGCCTCCGCGCTCGCTGCGGACGGCGCGACCGTGGCTTGTCTCGACCGGAACGAGGAGGGGGCACACGTCGCAGCCGCAGAGCTCGGCGACCGCGCCGTCGGAGCCCGGCTCGACGTCACGGATGTCGACGCAGTGGTCAGTGTCATAGACGGTCTCGAACGACAGCAGGGTCGGATCGATGCGCTCGTCAACTGCGCCGGAACGACGGGCCGGACCGGCCTCAAGAGCCACGAGGTCGACCCTGCCGACTTCGACGCGGTCTACCGGGTCAACCTGTTCGGTGCCTTCCTACTATCCCGCGCGGTCGTCCCCGGCATGGTCGCGCGGGGATACGGGCGGGTGCTGCATGTGGCGTCTATCGCCGGAAAGGAGGGCAACGCCGGCATGACCGCGTATTCGGCCACCAAGGCCGGACTGATCGGCATGGTCAAAGCCCAGGGAAAGGAGTACGCGGACACGGGGGTCACGATCAACGCGCTCGCGCCTGCAGTGATCGAGACGGCGATGGTGGCGGCGATGCCCGAGCAGCAGGTGCGCTACATGACCGATCGGATCCCGATGGGACGCTGCGGCACCCTCGAAGAAGCTGCGGAAGCGATCAGGTGGATCGTGTCGCCGGCCACGAGCTTCACCACCGGCTTCACGTTCGACTTGTCCGGCGGTCGCGCCGTGTACTGA
- a CDS encoding AAA family ATPase, with amino-acid sequence MEDDALPPLIEPEVGPEGVRDALAREGYLADDGLATACFLAIQLHRPLFLEGAPGVGKTEISKALAAWLGAPLIRLQCYEGIDAAQALYDWDFPRQLLHLRSVEAWSSVSGTSPEPEDLERRLYDRRFLVARPLLQALEISPSVLLIDELDRADDDFEAFLLEVLSDFSVTVPEVGTIRAAQPPLVVITSNRTREVHDALKRRCYYYWLTYPTFEREVEILRTRLPRASRRLAEQVTAAVQQLRRSDLTKPPGVAETLDWAQAVLTLGCEELDPDVAARTLGSVLKYQEDQERVAGIDYEQLIGVPVEPG; translated from the coding sequence ATGGAAGACGATGCACTTCCTCCGCTCATCGAGCCTGAAGTGGGGCCCGAGGGCGTGCGGGACGCCCTCGCCCGCGAGGGCTACCTGGCCGACGACGGCCTGGCCACCGCTTGCTTCCTGGCGATCCAGCTGCACCGGCCTTTGTTCCTCGAGGGCGCACCCGGTGTCGGCAAGACGGAGATCAGCAAGGCGCTGGCCGCATGGCTCGGGGCCCCGCTCATCCGACTACAGTGCTACGAGGGCATCGACGCCGCGCAAGCGCTCTACGACTGGGATTTCCCCCGTCAGCTCCTGCATCTTCGCTCAGTCGAGGCATGGTCGTCGGTGAGTGGAACGTCGCCGGAACCGGAGGACCTCGAGCGGCGCCTCTACGATCGGCGCTTCCTCGTCGCGCGCCCGTTGCTCCAGGCGCTGGAGATCTCGCCCAGCGTCCTGCTCATCGACGAGCTCGATCGCGCCGACGACGACTTCGAAGCCTTCCTCCTCGAGGTACTGAGCGACTTCTCCGTGACCGTCCCCGAGGTGGGCACCATCCGTGCCGCCCAGCCACCCCTCGTCGTCATTACCTCGAACCGGACCAGAGAGGTCCACGACGCACTCAAGCGGCGCTGCTACTACTACTGGCTCACCTACCCGACCTTCGAACGTGAAGTCGAGATCCTGCGCACGCGCCTCCCCCGTGCGAGTCGACGACTCGCCGAGCAAGTGACGGCCGCTGTGCAGCAGCTTCGGCGCTCGGATCTGACCAAACCCCCGGGCGTGGCGGAAACGCTCGACTGGGCTCAGGCGGTCCTCACACTCGGCTGCGAGGAGCTGGATCCTGACGTTGCAGCTCGCACGCTCGGCTCGGTACTCAAGTACCAGGAGGATCAGGAGCGAGTCGCCGGCATCGATTACGAGCAGCTGATCGGCGTACCGGTGGAGCCCGGGTGA
- a CDS encoding hemolysin family protein: protein MQLGAAAELGLGLGAVAVLILLNGYFVAAEFAYVAVRRTRLAEAASAGDRVAERALRVLGRLSFMLSGAQLGITATSLLVGFIAEPTLGRAVRPLLDAVGLPQQTSIAVSLGVGLIVATGVQMVLGELAPKNLAIARPEPLARGLSGITLVFLTVAGPVIRVFDGASNLFLRLVRVEPAQELHVAVSSEELERIIATSGEQGSLTQTQTALLDRALDFQELDAEAAMVPRPHVSAIQYDASGADLLEAVRSSGHSRLLVTDGGLDNVRGVVQVKDLLRVRPEERATTPVAHLAADPVVVPETAPLPTLLGQLRAAHTQLAVVVDEHGGTAGVVTLEDIVEELVGDIRDEHDPTEAPPRQWPDGSMSLPGSWRVDEAERAAGLTLPVGDYDTVSGLVMAQLDRIPQPGDVIDVAGARLFVERVDGHAVGSVRLTATPPEGPENAGGPEDTGGPKNTGGPEDTENAP, encoded by the coding sequence ATGCAGCTCGGCGCCGCCGCCGAACTCGGCCTGGGGCTCGGCGCCGTCGCCGTGCTCATCCTGCTGAACGGCTACTTCGTGGCGGCCGAGTTCGCCTACGTGGCCGTCCGACGCACACGTCTCGCGGAGGCCGCGAGCGCGGGCGATCGAGTCGCCGAGCGCGCCCTGCGGGTCCTCGGCCGACTCTCCTTCATGCTCTCCGGTGCCCAGTTGGGCATCACGGCGACCTCCCTGCTCGTCGGTTTCATCGCGGAACCGACGCTGGGTCGGGCGGTGCGGCCACTGCTGGACGCGGTCGGCCTGCCGCAGCAGACCAGCATCGCCGTGTCCCTCGGCGTCGGGCTCATCGTCGCCACCGGGGTGCAGATGGTGCTCGGCGAGCTGGCCCCGAAGAACCTCGCGATCGCTCGTCCGGAACCCCTGGCCCGGGGCCTGTCGGGGATCACACTCGTGTTCTTGACGGTCGCGGGTCCGGTGATCCGCGTCTTCGACGGGGCCAGCAACCTGTTCCTGCGGCTCGTGCGGGTCGAACCGGCTCAGGAGCTCCACGTCGCCGTCTCCAGCGAGGAGCTGGAGCGGATCATCGCGACCAGCGGTGAACAGGGCAGCCTCACGCAGACCCAGACCGCCCTTCTCGACCGCGCCCTCGACTTCCAGGAACTCGACGCCGAAGCGGCGATGGTCCCGCGACCGCACGTCTCCGCGATCCAGTACGACGCGAGTGGAGCCGACCTGCTCGAGGCCGTCCGCTCCAGCGGGCATTCCCGGCTCCTCGTGACCGACGGGGGCCTCGACAACGTCCGCGGGGTGGTGCAGGTCAAGGACCTTCTGCGCGTTCGGCCCGAGGAGCGCGCGACGACCCCCGTCGCCCACCTGGCCGCCGATCCCGTCGTGGTGCCCGAGACCGCCCCCCTGCCGACGCTGCTCGGCCAACTGCGCGCGGCGCACACCCAGCTAGCCGTCGTGGTCGACGAACACGGCGGCACGGCGGGCGTCGTCACGCTCGAGGACATCGTGGAGGAACTGGTCGGCGACATCCGCGACGAGCACGACCCCACCGAAGCGCCGCCTCGGCAATGGCCCGACGGCTCGATGTCGCTCCCGGGCTCCTGGCGCGTCGACGAGGCCGAGCGAGCCGCAGGCCTCACCCTCCCCGTGGGCGACTACGACACCGTCAGCGGGCTCGTGATGGCACAGCTCGATCGCATCCCGCAGCCCGGTGACGTCATCGACGTCGCAGGAGCGCGATTGTTCGTCGAGCGGGTGGACGGCCACGCGGTCGGCAGCGTCCGGCTCACGGCGACGCCGCCGGAAGGCCCCGAGAACGCGGGTGGTCCCGAGGACACGGGTGGTCCCAAGAACACGGGCGGCCCCGAGGACACGGAGAACGCGCCGTGA
- a CDS encoding CynX/NimT family MFS transporter — MALRPQLVGVGPLIPSIQDDLTLSYPVAGLLGSLPIACMGLFAFAAPPVVSRLGTSRAMVAAMVILGAGGVARSLVVGAPDLIALTLVVGLGMGLAGALLPTAVRAWFPGTERLATGLYGGGIQVGAALSAAIGVPIAQAAGSWRWSLLAFSVVPFVALALWVAGRGARSSSPPVAASAGAARPRGTGLLLIVVFAAAGTVYYGINAWLPSAYLEFGWGPGPTGALLGVLNVTQIPAALSAGYLATRIGLGRLIGAYAALVLVAVCGLVLAPGLGFLFVVLYGLGNGSIFTLMLAVPLELGRVASEVTRATAMMLGWGYLITAASPVVLGIVRDQLGEFSIALWLLVAVAALQLVVAVEVARRLRGS; from the coding sequence ATGGCACTCCGACCCCAACTCGTCGGCGTCGGACCTCTCATCCCGTCCATCCAGGACGATCTCACCCTGAGCTACCCCGTCGCCGGGCTCCTGGGCTCGCTGCCGATCGCCTGCATGGGACTGTTCGCCTTCGCGGCTCCCCCCGTGGTCTCCCGCCTGGGAACGAGCCGCGCCATGGTGGCCGCGATGGTCATCCTCGGTGCGGGCGGCGTGGCGCGCTCGCTGGTGGTCGGGGCGCCAGACCTGATCGCCCTCACCCTCGTCGTCGGGCTCGGCATGGGACTCGCCGGCGCGCTCCTCCCCACCGCGGTACGGGCGTGGTTTCCCGGAACGGAGCGTCTCGCGACGGGCCTCTACGGCGGCGGCATTCAGGTGGGGGCCGCGCTCTCGGCTGCTATCGGCGTGCCGATCGCTCAGGCTGCGGGTTCGTGGCGATGGTCCCTTCTCGCGTTCTCCGTGGTCCCGTTCGTCGCCCTCGCACTCTGGGTCGCCGGTCGGGGAGCCCGGTCTTCGTCGCCCCCCGTCGCCGCGAGCGCGGGGGCGGCGCGGCCGCGAGGCACGGGGCTGCTGTTGATCGTGGTGTTCGCAGCCGCCGGCACGGTCTACTACGGCATCAACGCGTGGCTGCCTTCGGCCTACCTGGAGTTCGGTTGGGGCCCGGGCCCAACAGGGGCGCTCCTCGGGGTCCTCAACGTGACCCAGATCCCCGCTGCCCTTTCCGCGGGGTACTTGGCAACACGCATCGGCCTGGGTCGGCTGATCGGCGCCTACGCCGCGCTCGTGCTCGTCGCTGTGTGCGGACTCGTGCTCGCGCCCGGGCTGGGGTTCCTGTTCGTCGTGCTCTACGGGCTCGGGAACGGGTCGATTTTCACCCTCATGCTGGCGGTTCCGCTCGAACTCGGACGCGTCGCCTCGGAGGTCACGCGCGCGACGGCAATGATGCTCGGATGGGGCTACCTGATCACCGCCGCGAGTCCCGTGGTGCTCGGCATCGTGCGGGATCAACTCGGTGAATTCTCTATCGCCCTGTGGCTGTTGGTGGCGGTGGCTGCCCTGCAGCTCGTGGTGGCGGTCGAAGTTGCCCGTCGCCTGCGCGGATCGTGA
- a CDS encoding SDR family NAD(P)-dependent oxidoreductase: MRGGHAVLTGAASGIGRAAALRLAREGFDLSLLDRDEEGLRKVATACDAAPYVVDLADETSLGDVIGQVLRVRSCDALVNVAGIGVAATVVETAPQAWDEILAVNLRAPFLLSRAVLPTMLEGDGGTIVNVASVSGLVGVASRAAYCASKAGLIGLTKAIAVDHGREGVRAVAVCPGTVATEWIDKILADAEDPVAARATMADRQLDGRMGTPEEVAAAIAFVASPEARFVNGSELVVDGGFTAR, translated from the coding sequence ATGCGAGGCGGGCACGCGGTCCTGACGGGGGCCGCCTCGGGCATCGGACGGGCAGCCGCGCTCCGCCTCGCTCGCGAAGGATTCGACCTGAGCCTCCTGGACCGGGACGAGGAGGGTCTGCGAAAGGTGGCGACGGCGTGTGATGCGGCGCCGTATGTGGTGGATCTCGCCGACGAGACGTCGTTGGGTGACGTGATCGGCCAGGTTCTCCGGGTGCGCTCCTGTGATGCGCTCGTCAACGTGGCCGGCATCGGTGTGGCGGCGACGGTGGTCGAGACCGCGCCGCAGGCCTGGGATGAGATCCTCGCGGTCAACCTTCGCGCGCCGTTCCTGCTCTCGAGGGCGGTGCTACCCACGATGCTCGAAGGCGATGGGGGGACGATCGTGAACGTGGCGTCCGTCTCGGGCCTCGTCGGGGTGGCCTCGCGGGCAGCGTACTGCGCTTCCAAGGCGGGTCTTATCGGCCTCACCAAGGCCATCGCGGTTGACCATGGGCGAGAGGGCGTCCGGGCGGTGGCGGTTTGCCCCGGCACCGTTGCCACGGAGTGGATCGACAAGATCCTCGCCGATGCGGAGGATCCGGTTGCCGCGCGCGCGACGATGGCCGACCGACAACTCGATGGCCGAATGGGAACGCCGGAGGAGGTTGCGGCCGCCATCGCCTTCGTTGCGAGCCCGGAGGCGCGTTTCGTCAACGGCTCGGAACTCGTCGTCGACGGTGGATTCACCGCCAGGTGA
- a CDS encoding GntR family transcriptional regulator, producing the protein MIQSRRDPAPGGHIEESMARSTPLLTYDALVADGTPAQGRRTAHQYVRETLRRAILGRSIPAGSRLVQADIAAQLDVSTTPVREALRELASEGLVQVDPHRGAIVAELDLDEMREIYELRLVLEPYCMRRAAEHITPDELEQAEAFHAEMASGADVGSWVELNRRFHGHLTDACRNARLRTTLHNLQDAAAAYVGLGLHQDPEEIVQGIEDHRRLLDAFQARDPEEAARITEQHLLQATGRLGIPDPLARPA; encoded by the coding sequence GTGATCCAATCCCGGCGCGATCCCGCCCCCGGCGGCCACATCGAGGAATCCATGGCCCGCTCCACCCCCCTCCTCACCTACGACGCCCTCGTGGCGGACGGTACGCCGGCACAAGGGCGTCGGACCGCACACCAGTACGTGCGCGAAACCCTGCGCCGGGCGATCCTCGGACGGTCCATCCCCGCGGGCTCGCGTCTGGTCCAGGCCGACATCGCCGCCCAGCTCGACGTGAGCACCACCCCGGTCCGCGAAGCACTGCGCGAGCTCGCATCCGAGGGACTCGTCCAGGTCGACCCCCATCGCGGAGCGATCGTCGCCGAACTCGACCTCGACGAGATGCGCGAGATCTACGAGCTCCGGCTCGTCCTGGAGCCGTACTGTATGCGGCGGGCCGCAGAGCACATCACGCCCGACGAACTCGAACAGGCCGAGGCTTTCCACGCAGAGATGGCGAGCGGTGCCGACGTGGGCTCGTGGGTCGAGCTCAACCGCCGGTTCCACGGCCATCTCACCGATGCGTGCCGGAACGCGCGACTGCGCACGACCCTGCACAATCTCCAGGACGCAGCCGCAGCGTACGTGGGTCTCGGCCTGCATCAGGACCCCGAGGAGATCGTGCAGGGTATCGAGGACCATCGCCGGCTCCTGGACGCCTTCCAGGCACGGGACCCGGAGGAAGCCGCCCGCATCACCGAGCAGCACCTCCTGCAGGCGACCGGTCGACTCGGGATCCCCGACCCGCTCGCACGACCCGCCTGA
- a CDS encoding hemolysin family protein, whose product MSLSAIALGIGLLLANGLFVAAEFALLAARRARIEQLAEDGSFAARSALAGLQQLSMMLAGAQLGITMASLGLGAVAEPAVHAWLDGILAETAIPRPVSATASLVLALGLVIFLHLVVGEMAPKSWAISAPERAILLLAVPFRGFVWVLGPFIRLLNAASNAVVRSFGVEPQDELAMAHAPGDLALLLEESARQGTLPRDQETLLSRAIDLSGLDAEAAMVPRTDIWAVDAAADPETIEEVARRSGRSRLPVMDGGLDQPVGVVHVKDALTLTDDERSHRTAQSLARQTLYAPESRPLEDLLVDMRDQRRHLVFVVDEFGSVTGLVTLEDVLEELIGEFYDESDRRERIHRRADGVWLVPGTLRPDELAAQTGLQLPPGEWETVAGYLMASLGRLPQTGDGVEHEGTRLEAAVVDGHRVVQVAVSPPAD is encoded by the coding sequence GTGAGCCTCTCCGCCATCGCCCTGGGAATCGGCCTGCTGCTCGCGAACGGCCTGTTCGTCGCGGCCGAGTTCGCGCTGCTCGCCGCGCGCCGCGCACGGATCGAACAGCTCGCCGAGGACGGCTCGTTCGCGGCCCGTTCCGCCCTGGCCGGCTTGCAGCAGCTGTCGATGATGCTCGCCGGCGCCCAACTCGGCATCACCATGGCCTCGCTCGGCCTCGGGGCCGTCGCCGAACCGGCCGTACACGCCTGGCTCGACGGGATCCTCGCCGAGACGGCGATCCCCCGGCCCGTGTCCGCCACCGCGTCGCTCGTGCTCGCCCTGGGGCTCGTGATCTTCCTGCACCTGGTGGTGGGCGAGATGGCCCCCAAGTCCTGGGCGATCAGCGCGCCCGAGCGGGCGATCCTGCTGCTGGCCGTTCCGTTCCGCGGCTTCGTGTGGGTGCTGGGTCCGTTCATCCGGCTGCTCAACGCCGCCTCGAACGCGGTGGTCCGCTCGTTCGGGGTCGAGCCGCAGGACGAGCTCGCGATGGCGCACGCCCCCGGCGACCTCGCCCTGCTCCTCGAGGAGTCCGCCCGCCAGGGCACGCTCCCCCGGGACCAGGAGACACTCCTGTCCCGGGCCATCGACCTCTCCGGGCTCGACGCCGAGGCGGCGATGGTCCCCCGCACCGACATCTGGGCCGTGGACGCGGCCGCGGACCCCGAAACGATCGAGGAGGTCGCCCGCCGGTCGGGACGGTCCCGGCTGCCGGTCATGGACGGCGGGCTCGATCAGCCGGTCGGTGTCGTGCACGTGAAGGACGCCCTCACCCTTACCGACGACGAGCGCTCGCACCGGACCGCCCAATCGCTCGCCCGCCAGACCCTGTACGCGCCCGAGAGCCGGCCCCTCGAGGACCTGCTCGTCGACATGCGTGACCAGCGGCGCCACCTCGTGTTCGTGGTCGACGAGTTCGGCAGTGTCACGGGGCTCGTGACACTCGAGGACGTGCTGGAGGAGCTCATCGGCGAGTTCTACGACGAGTCGGACCGCCGGGAACGCATCCACCGGCGCGCGGACGGCGTGTGGCTCGTCCCGGGGACGCTGCGACCCGACGAACTCGCGGCCCAGACGGGCCTGCAGCTGCCCCCCGGTGAGTGGGAGACCGTGGCGGGCTACCTCATGGCCTCGCTCGGGCGCTTGCCCCAGACCGGGGACGGCGTCGAGCACGAGGGGACACGGCTGGAGGCCGCCGTCGTCGACGGCCACCGCGTCGTCCAAGTGGCGGTCAGCCCACCGGCCGACTAG